In Arthrobacter ramosus, one DNA window encodes the following:
- the menE gene encoding o-succinylbenzoate--CoA ligase → MENFGIGSWLQRRRPKSGSKVALISGDRRLSYEEFAERSDRLANALKAGGVAKGDRVAYLGENHPAFLETLFACGQLGAIFVPLNTRLAPPEINFQLEDCGAVALIHSASLNGLAASGAEGTLVSRRVVVGDSLPGDCSAASGSETPTAAEDYEDVVASGAPLHLDEEIGLDDGAMILYTSGTTGRPKGALLTHGNITWNCINVIVDFDFSSSDVALMISPMFHVASLDMGVLPTLLKGGTVVLESRFDPQRTLELIEQHRATTISGVPTTYQMLCEHPAWATSDLGSLNKLTCGGSAVPLRVLEAYEARGLHFSNGYGMTETAPGATTLPAARSRDKAGSSGLPHFFSDVRIADVAGGLAGQGGVGEIQIKGPNVIHEYWNRPDATAESYEDGGWFKSGDMGYKDADGFVFVSDRLKDMIISGGENIYPAEVEQAIGELDAVGSVAVIGVPDEKWGEVPRAVVVLREGALLTEDELKEHLAGRLARYKIPKTVVFVDDMPRTASGKIRKSELRRSTVS, encoded by the coding sequence ATGGAGAATTTTGGCATCGGTTCGTGGCTGCAGCGCCGCCGCCCGAAGTCCGGAAGCAAGGTTGCACTGATCTCCGGAGACCGCCGACTCAGCTATGAGGAATTTGCGGAACGATCGGACAGGCTCGCCAACGCCCTCAAAGCCGGGGGCGTTGCCAAGGGCGACAGGGTGGCCTATCTCGGGGAAAACCATCCCGCTTTCCTGGAAACGCTTTTTGCCTGTGGGCAGCTCGGCGCGATCTTCGTGCCCCTCAACACCCGATTGGCGCCGCCGGAGATCAATTTCCAGCTTGAGGACTGCGGTGCCGTTGCGCTGATCCACTCCGCGAGCCTCAACGGTCTTGCGGCCAGCGGCGCGGAAGGCACCCTCGTGAGCCGGCGCGTCGTCGTCGGCGATTCCCTCCCGGGCGACTGTAGCGCCGCTTCCGGAAGCGAAACCCCGACGGCGGCGGAGGACTATGAGGACGTCGTCGCCTCGGGAGCGCCCCTGCATCTGGACGAGGAAATCGGGCTCGATGACGGGGCCATGATCCTTTACACATCCGGAACCACGGGACGCCCCAAGGGTGCATTGCTGACCCACGGCAACATCACTTGGAACTGCATCAACGTGATTGTCGACTTCGATTTCTCTTCCAGCGATGTTGCGCTCATGATCTCGCCGATGTTCCACGTAGCGTCGCTCGACATGGGAGTGTTGCCTACGCTTCTCAAGGGCGGGACCGTGGTCCTGGAGTCGAGGTTCGATCCCCAACGCACCCTTGAGCTCATCGAGCAGCACAGAGCCACCACCATCAGCGGGGTGCCCACCACCTACCAGATGCTCTGCGAGCATCCGGCCTGGGCGACGTCGGACCTCGGCTCCCTCAACAAGCTGACCTGCGGCGGATCGGCGGTACCCCTGCGCGTCCTCGAAGCGTACGAGGCGCGGGGACTGCACTTCTCCAACGGCTACGGAATGACCGAGACGGCGCCGGGAGCCACCACGCTGCCCGCCGCCAGGTCCCGGGACAAAGCGGGCTCTTCCGGGCTCCCGCACTTCTTCAGCGACGTCCGGATCGCCGACGTCGCAGGCGGCCTTGCCGGGCAGGGCGGGGTGGGGGAAATCCAGATCAAGGGTCCCAACGTCATCCACGAATACTGGAACCGGCCCGATGCCACTGCCGAATCGTATGAGGACGGCGGCTGGTTCAAGTCCGGAGACATGGGCTACAAGGACGCAGACGGATTCGTCTTCGTCTCGGACAGGCTCAAGGACATGATCATCTCGGGCGGCGAGAACATTTACCCGGCAGAGGTGGAACAAGCGATCGGTGAACTCGACGCCGTGGGCAGCGTAGCGGTCATCGGCGTGCCGGACGAGAAGTGGGGCGAGGTGCCACGCGCCGTGGTGGTGCTCCGCGAGGGAGCCCTTTTGACCGAGGACGAACTCAAGGAGCACCTGGCCGGCAGGCTGGCCCGCTACAAGATCCCGAAGACTGTGGTGTTCGTGGACGACATGCCACGAACGGCCAGCGGAAAGATCCGCAAAAGCGAGCTTCGCCGGAGCACCGTTTCCTGA